The following are encoded together in the Flavihumibacter fluvii genome:
- a CDS encoding sensor histidine kinase, with product MKFFKPHRLEWYSFLFSMPLVAVAANLILYKERFWTDIRVWLISFPLIFVIGTLSWYSHTCYDNFIENKFPELNQSRLRIGWKAMVIFLIMSPSILLIFLTYDFFHILGYNLQQWDLMKGLLLGLSVNLIFETLYEADYILNKFKEGVAEKELLQELSIQQEFDTLKNQVNPHFLFNCFNTLSSLISVDKEKAEQFLDELSKVYRYLLKNNEDGLSTLESEIKFIDSYYQLLRTRHSDSVQLNIEIDKQYYHYLLPSLSLQLLVENAVKHNAHSKSNPLIVDIFTTAGNKLVVSNNLQPRTIKAQGTKVGLNNIRAKFDLLRTPGFQVLDDEKNFTVVLPLRWKNTTR from the coding sequence ATGAAATTCTTCAAACCACACCGCCTGGAATGGTATTCATTTCTCTTTTCCATGCCACTGGTAGCTGTAGCTGCTAACCTGATATTATACAAAGAGAGATTCTGGACAGACATCAGGGTCTGGCTGATCTCCTTTCCGCTGATTTTTGTCATTGGCACCTTATCCTGGTATTCACATACCTGTTATGACAATTTCATCGAAAATAAATTCCCGGAACTAAACCAGAGCCGGTTAAGGATTGGCTGGAAAGCTATGGTGATTTTCCTGATCATGTCACCCAGCATCCTCCTTATTTTTTTGACTTATGACTTTTTCCATATCCTTGGTTATAACCTGCAGCAATGGGACCTCATGAAAGGCCTGCTGCTGGGACTTTCCGTTAACTTAATCTTTGAAACATTGTATGAAGCAGATTATATCCTGAACAAATTCAAGGAAGGTGTTGCAGAAAAAGAACTCCTGCAGGAACTATCCATCCAGCAGGAATTCGATACCCTGAAGAACCAGGTAAACCCACATTTTTTATTCAATTGCTTCAATACGTTATCTTCCCTGATCTCAGTTGATAAAGAAAAAGCCGAACAGTTCCTGGATGAACTCAGCAAAGTGTACCGGTATTTATTGAAAAATAATGAAGACGGACTAAGCACGCTGGAGAGTGAGATCAAATTCATCGATTCCTATTACCAGTTATTACGTACGAGGCATAGTGACTCGGTGCAATTGAACATTGAGATCGATAAGCAGTATTATCACTATTTACTACCCTCGCTATCGCTCCAGCTATTGGTAGAAAATGCCGTAAAACACAATGCCCATTCCAAATCAAATCCATTGATCGTAGATATATTCACCACTGCCGGCAATAAATTAGTAGTGAGTAACAATCTGCAACCCCGCACCATAAAAGCGCAGGGCACAAAAGTAGGGCTCAACAATATAAGGGCAAAGTTTGACTTGTTGAGGACCCCGGGATTCCAGGTATTAGATGACGAAAAGAACTTTACTGTTGTCCTCCCACTGCGCTGGAAAAATACTACCCGCTAG
- a CDS encoding sensor histidine kinase — MTLQLPRYNSQDYTILLLIILPFTIMINTIILGSIYFATLSNFFIATILSVCSFTIYYTLCGGIAVLMKHRFRDDDQIPVRLTIMILSFLILSGLYLLLVFNLYSNLRRYSIEFNNETYAWAYISMGITNVFITLLHEGIDQYDKWRQNRKETEELKKAYQHSRLQGLKSQVNPHFLFNSLNSLSSLISEDEEKAEEFLDEMSMVYRYMLRNDHEDLVTLSSELHFLASYAALLKARFGEGLQLMVTVPEAAKAGYLPHLTLQTIVENAFTLNSVDKNKPLVIKIYLEGENMLAISNTLQPKVIRDDLDIEKGLDNLINKYQLLEPGKAFIEESGEVRIIRLPLLLKKMESRL; from the coding sequence ATGACCTTACAATTACCCAGATATAACAGCCAGGATTACACAATTCTATTGTTGATCATCCTGCCGTTTACCATCATGATCAACACGATTATCCTGGGTTCAATTTATTTTGCAACGCTATCAAACTTTTTCATTGCCACCATCCTCAGTGTATGTTCCTTTACCATTTACTATACATTATGTGGCGGTATCGCTGTACTGATGAAACACCGTTTCCGCGACGACGACCAGATACCTGTACGCCTGACTATCATGATCCTTTCCTTTCTTATTCTCTCCGGACTTTACCTCCTGTTGGTCTTTAACCTGTACTCGAACCTTCGACGGTACAGCATTGAATTCAACAACGAAACCTATGCCTGGGCCTATATCAGCATGGGCATCACCAATGTATTTATCACCTTGTTGCATGAAGGCATCGACCAATATGATAAGTGGCGGCAGAACAGGAAAGAAACCGAAGAACTGAAAAAAGCTTACCAGCACAGCCGATTGCAGGGACTGAAAAGCCAGGTGAATCCGCATTTCCTGTTCAATAGCCTCAATTCCTTATCCAGCCTCATCAGTGAAGACGAAGAAAAAGCAGAGGAATTCCTGGATGAGATGAGTATGGTGTACCGTTACATGCTTCGAAATGATCATGAAGACCTGGTAACATTGTCCAGCGAACTACATTTTCTGGCTTCCTATGCAGCACTGCTGAAAGCCAGGTTTGGGGAAGGTTTGCAATTAATGGTTACGGTACCGGAAGCTGCAAAAGCAGGCTACCTGCCACACCTTACCCTGCAGACCATAGTTGAAAATGCATTTACCTTAAACAGTGTCGACAAAAACAAGCCACTGGTAATTAAAATATACCTGGAAGGCGAAAACATGCTCGCCATCTCCAATACGCTTCAGCCCAAAGTGATTAGAGATGACCTGGATATAGAAAAAGGGCTGGACAACCTGATCAATAAATACCAATTACTGGAACCGGGTAAGGCCTTTATCGAAGAATCCGGGGAAGTAAGGATCATCCGTTTGCCATTATTACTTAAAAAAATGGAATCCAGGCTATGA